In one Modestobacter sp. L9-4 genomic region, the following are encoded:
- a CDS encoding VOC family protein — translation MRIAMTSVFVDDQEKALRFYTDVLGFVVKNDVPVGEHRWLTVVSAQGPDGVELVLEPDQHPAARAFKQALVADGIPFTAFAVDDVRAEHARLSAAGVRFVQPPLSMGPMTVAVLDDTCGNLIQLAGA, via the coding sequence ATGCGGATCGCCATGACCAGCGTCTTCGTCGACGACCAGGAGAAGGCGCTGCGGTTCTACACCGACGTCCTCGGCTTCGTCGTCAAGAACGACGTCCCCGTGGGTGAGCACCGGTGGCTCACCGTCGTGTCCGCGCAGGGCCCGGACGGCGTCGAGCTGGTGCTCGAGCCCGACCAGCACCCGGCGGCGCGGGCGTTCAAGCAGGCGCTGGTCGCCGACGGCATCCCGTTCACCGCGTTCGCCGTGGACGACGTCCGCGCCGAGCACGCACGGCTGAGCGCGGCCGGTGTCCGGTTCGTCCAGCCGCCGCTGTCCATGGGCCCGATGACGGTCGCCGTCCTCGACGACACCTGCGGCAACCTGATCCAGCTCGCCGGCGCCTGA
- the modA gene encoding molybdate ABC transporter substrate-binding protein, giving the protein MPNRSLLAAAATLALGLAACTGPAADGAVATPSSDGGELSGTLTVFAAASLTDVFTTLGDQFEQQHPQVDVRFSFAGSSALAAQLTQGAPADLFAAADEAQMARVQQAGLVEDPEDIAVNRLVLAVPRADPAGLQPPPGQGGIPSLADLLTSDVTLAVCAPEVPCGAAAAEVLAAAGSPATPDTYEEDVRAVLTKVELGEVDAGLVYVSDAVSAGDQVLSFAFRESEQAVNRYEAAVLSDAPNPAAARAFSDLVRSPAGQAALGAAGFPTS; this is encoded by the coding sequence GTGCCGAACCGGTCACTGCTGGCTGCCGCCGCGACGCTGGCCCTGGGCCTCGCCGCGTGCACCGGTCCCGCGGCGGACGGCGCGGTGGCCACTCCGTCGTCGGACGGCGGTGAGCTCAGCGGCACGCTGACCGTGTTCGCCGCCGCCTCGCTCACCGACGTCTTCACCACCCTCGGGGACCAGTTCGAGCAGCAGCACCCGCAGGTCGACGTCCGGTTCAGCTTCGCCGGCAGCTCGGCGCTGGCCGCCCAGCTCACCCAGGGCGCCCCGGCCGACCTCTTCGCCGCCGCCGACGAGGCCCAGATGGCGCGGGTGCAGCAGGCCGGCCTCGTCGAGGACCCGGAGGACATCGCGGTCAACCGGCTGGTGCTGGCCGTGCCGCGGGCCGATCCGGCCGGGTTGCAGCCGCCCCCGGGTCAGGGCGGCATCCCCTCGCTGGCCGACCTCCTCACCTCCGACGTCACGCTCGCCGTCTGCGCCCCGGAGGTGCCCTGCGGCGCCGCGGCGGCGGAGGTGCTGGCCGCGGCCGGCTCGCCGGCCACGCCGGACACCTACGAGGAGGACGTGCGCGCCGTCCTGACCAAGGTGGAGCTGGGCGAGGTCGACGCCGGGCTGGTCTACGTCTCCGACGCCGTCTCGGCCGGTGACCAGGTCCTGTCCTTCGCCTTCCGGGAGAGCGAGCAGGCGGTCAACCGCTACGAGGCCGCCGTCCTGTCCGACGCGCCGAACCCGGCCGCGGCCCGGGCGTTCAGCGACCTGGTGCGCTCCCCGGCCGGACAGGCCGCGCTGGGCGCCGCCGGGTTCCCGACCTCGTGA
- a CDS encoding LCP family protein, producing the protein MSDDANPLRRSRHGADPSEPPARTGSSAYVDPDRAPHAHRRTRRRAAGFGSALLLTVAGTVVPGTAFLATGRRKVGAALLALFLLLVVGGLVVATHAQRGVVRLAVDSTALRWIIAGIVVLALGWLLVVVTGYRAVRPRRLRPWQRGVGAGVVTLLCAAVVVPAAWGVQLAVAQRNLLDTVFDDGDSATVTQPADRTVPFGGQDEVNILLLGGDGGAGREGVRTDTVIVANVQLDTGATTLFSLPRNLEDLPFPEDSPLAALYPDGFDAGSESESLLNAVYRNGPAAHPDVLGPTDDAGADWLKLGVGEALGLHIDYYVLVNLDGFSRLVDALGGLTLNVNYYVPVNGDTATKTLPDRYIAPGPDQHMDGVEALDFARGRFGLSDYLRMDRQRCVLQAIVDSADPVKLLSRYQELARTTSDIVSSDVPSSELGDVVDLAFQVKDAGIRSVVFDSTVINPAYPDYDRIRSLVQEALHPAQPSGGGDTTAPATSEAPATSEAPATSSAPLSAAPAPAGNGGVPAEVTDACAFDPAQAAAALEAGEPDNLGR; encoded by the coding sequence GTGAGCGACGACGCCAACCCGCTCCGGCGATCGCGGCACGGCGCCGACCCCTCCGAGCCCCCGGCTCGTACCGGGAGCTCGGCGTACGTCGATCCCGACCGCGCGCCCCACGCCCACCGCCGCACGCGGCGCCGCGCCGCCGGCTTCGGCTCGGCGCTGCTGCTGACCGTCGCCGGCACCGTCGTCCCCGGGACGGCGTTCCTGGCCACCGGGCGGCGCAAGGTCGGCGCCGCGCTGCTGGCCCTGTTCCTGCTGCTCGTCGTCGGCGGGCTGGTCGTGGCCACCCACGCCCAGCGGGGTGTCGTCCGGCTCGCCGTCGACTCGACGGCACTGCGCTGGATCATCGCCGGGATCGTCGTCCTCGCGCTGGGCTGGCTGCTCGTCGTCGTCACCGGCTACCGGGCCGTGCGGCCCCGGCGGCTGCGCCCCTGGCAGCGGGGCGTCGGCGCCGGTGTGGTCACCCTGCTGTGCGCGGCCGTCGTCGTCCCGGCCGCCTGGGGCGTGCAGCTCGCCGTCGCCCAGCGCAACCTGCTCGACACCGTCTTCGACGACGGCGACAGCGCCACGGTCACCCAGCCCGCCGACCGGACCGTGCCCTTCGGCGGTCAGGACGAGGTCAACATCCTGCTGCTGGGCGGCGACGGCGGGGCCGGGCGCGAGGGCGTGCGCACCGACACGGTGATCGTGGCGAACGTGCAGCTGGACACCGGTGCGACGACGCTGTTCAGCCTGCCGCGCAACCTCGAGGACCTCCCGTTCCCCGAGGACAGCCCGCTGGCCGCCCTGTACCCCGACGGCTTCGACGCCGGCAGCGAGAGCGAGAGCCTGCTCAACGCGGTCTACCGCAACGGGCCGGCCGCCCACCCCGACGTCCTGGGCCCGACCGACGACGCCGGCGCCGACTGGCTCAAGCTCGGTGTCGGTGAGGCCCTGGGCCTGCACATCGACTACTACGTGCTGGTCAACCTCGACGGGTTCAGCCGGCTGGTCGACGCCCTGGGCGGGCTGACGCTGAACGTCAACTACTACGTGCCGGTCAACGGCGACACCGCCACCAAGACGCTGCCCGACCGCTACATCGCCCCCGGCCCCGACCAGCACATGGACGGCGTCGAGGCGCTCGACTTCGCCCGCGGGCGCTTCGGGTTGTCGGACTACCTGCGGATGGACCGCCAGCGCTGCGTCCTGCAGGCCATCGTCGACTCCGCCGACCCGGTGAAGCTGCTGTCCCGCTACCAGGAGCTGGCCCGCACGACCTCGGACATCGTCAGCTCCGACGTCCCCTCCAGCGAGCTCGGGGACGTCGTGGACCTGGCCTTCCAGGTCAAGGACGCCGGGATCCGCAGCGTCGTGTTCGACTCCACGGTGATCAACCCGGCCTACCCGGACTACGACCGGATCCGGTCGCTGGTGCAGGAGGCCCTGCACCCGGCCCAGCCGTCCGGCGGCGGCGACACGACCGCCCCGGCGACGTCGGAGGCCCCCGCGACGTCGGAGGCCCCCGCCACGTCCAGCGCGCCGCTGTCGGCCGCTCCGGCACCGGCCGGCAACGGCGGGGTGCCGGCCGAGGTCACCGACGCCTGCGCCTTCGACCCGGCGCAGGCCGCCGCGGCGCTGGAGGCGGGCGAGCCGGACAACCTCGGCCGCTGA
- a CDS encoding molybdopterin-binding protein — protein sequence MATSYRISEAAALLGVSDDTVRRWIDGDRLAATRAGGPAQVDGADLARLAAELHDAPQPGATRSSSARNRLTGIVTRVVRDTVMAQVEIQAGPFRVVSLMSREAADELGLEPGVRAVATVKATQVSVDVP from the coding sequence GTGGCCACCTCGTACCGGATCTCCGAGGCCGCCGCGCTGCTCGGCGTCAGCGACGACACCGTGCGCCGCTGGATCGACGGCGACCGGCTCGCCGCCACCCGCGCGGGCGGCCCCGCCCAGGTCGACGGCGCGGACCTGGCGCGGCTCGCCGCGGAGCTGCACGACGCACCGCAGCCCGGGGCGACCCGCTCGTCCTCGGCCCGCAACCGGCTCACCGGCATCGTGACCCGGGTGGTCCGGGACACCGTGATGGCGCAGGTCGAGATCCAGGCCGGGCCGTTCCGGGTGGTCTCGCTGATGTCCCGCGAGGCCGCCGACGAGCTGGGGCTCGAGCCCGGCGTCCGCGCCGTCGCCACCGTCAAGGCCACCCAGGTCAGCGTCGACGTGCCGTGA
- a CDS encoding aldehyde dehydrogenase family protein, with product MATYAAPGTADSPVTLKARYENWIGGAWTPPAGGQYFENPTPVTGEVYCEVARGTAADIDAALDAAWTAFETWGKTSATERSNVLLRIADRMEQALEQLAVIETWDNGKPIRECLAADLPLAIDHFRYFAGAIRGQEGGISQLDEDTVAYHFHEPLGVVGQIIPWNFPILMATWKLAPALAAGNCVVLKPAEQTPVSIMHLVELIADLLPAGVLNVVNGFGVEAGKPLASSSRIRKIAFTGETTTGRLILQYASQNLIPATLELGGKSPNVFFADVMDHADDYQDKALEGFTMFALNQGEVCTCPSRALIERSIYDDFLALGAIRTKAVRQGNPLDTDTMIGAQASNDQLEKILSYIDIGKAEGARVLIGGERAELGGELNGGYYVQPTIFEGRNDMRVFQEEIFGPVLSVASFTDYADAISIANDTLYGLGAGVWSRNGNTAYRAGRDIQAGRVWTNSYHTYPAHAAFGGYKASGMGRENHKMMLDHYQQTKNLLVSYSTKAQGFF from the coding sequence ATGGCCACGTACGCCGCACCCGGCACCGCGGACAGCCCGGTCACCCTCAAGGCCCGTTACGAGAACTGGATCGGCGGCGCGTGGACCCCGCCGGCCGGCGGGCAGTACTTCGAGAACCCGACGCCGGTCACCGGTGAGGTCTACTGCGAGGTCGCCCGCGGCACAGCCGCCGACATCGACGCCGCCCTGGACGCGGCGTGGACGGCCTTCGAGACCTGGGGGAAGACCTCGGCGACCGAGCGGTCGAACGTGCTGCTGAGGATCGCCGACCGGATGGAGCAGGCCCTCGAGCAGCTCGCCGTCATCGAGACCTGGGACAACGGCAAGCCGATCCGCGAGTGCCTCGCCGCCGACCTGCCGCTGGCGATCGACCACTTCCGCTACTTCGCCGGCGCGATCCGCGGGCAGGAGGGCGGGATCTCCCAGCTCGACGAGGACACCGTCGCCTACCACTTCCACGAGCCGCTGGGCGTCGTCGGACAGATCATCCCGTGGAACTTCCCGATCCTCATGGCCACCTGGAAGCTCGCGCCGGCGCTGGCGGCGGGCAACTGCGTCGTCCTCAAGCCGGCCGAGCAGACCCCGGTGTCGATCATGCACCTGGTGGAGCTGATCGCCGACCTGCTCCCGGCCGGCGTGCTCAACGTGGTCAACGGCTTCGGCGTGGAGGCCGGCAAGCCGCTGGCCTCGAGCAGCCGGATCCGCAAGATCGCCTTCACCGGGGAGACCACCACCGGGCGGCTGATCCTGCAGTACGCCTCGCAGAACCTGATCCCGGCGACCCTGGAGCTGGGCGGCAAGAGCCCGAACGTCTTCTTCGCCGACGTGATGGACCACGCCGACGACTACCAGGACAAGGCGCTGGAGGGCTTCACGATGTTCGCCCTCAACCAGGGCGAGGTCTGCACGTGTCCGTCGCGGGCGCTCATCGAACGGTCGATCTACGACGACTTCCTGGCCCTCGGCGCGATCCGCACGAAGGCCGTGCGGCAGGGCAACCCGCTGGACACCGACACGATGATCGGCGCGCAGGCCAGCAACGACCAGCTGGAGAAGATCCTGTCCTACATCGACATCGGGAAGGCCGAGGGCGCCCGGGTGCTCATCGGTGGCGAGCGGGCCGAGCTCGGCGGCGAGCTCAACGGCGGCTACTACGTGCAGCCGACGATCTTCGAGGGCCGCAACGACATGCGCGTCTTCCAGGAGGAGATCTTCGGGCCGGTGCTCTCGGTTGCCAGCTTCACCGACTACGCCGACGCCATCTCGATCGCCAACGACACCCTGTACGGCCTGGGGGCGGGGGTGTGGAGCCGCAACGGCAACACCGCCTACCGCGCCGGGCGGGACATCCAGGCCGGCCGGGTGTGGACGAACAGCTACCACACCTACCCGGCGCACGCGGCCTTCGGCGGCTACAAGGCCTCCGGCATGGGCCGGGAGAACCACAAGATGATGCTCGACCACTACCAGCAGACCAAGAACCTGCTGGTCAGCTACAGCACGAAGGCCCAGGGGTTCTTCTGA
- a CDS encoding DUF779 domain-containing protein has translation MTGPAPEPVDRVALTPEAADVVRRLRAAHGPLMFHQSGGCCDGSAPMCFPRGDFIVGDDDVLLGLLDDAHPGEPSPVHRPGEPIAEDVSPVWISGPQYAAWAHTQLLLDVVPGRGAGFSLEAPEGVRFLTRSRVFDDAEQQWLDSCPAPRGRDVT, from the coding sequence CTGACCGGGCCCGCTCCCGAGCCCGTCGACCGGGTCGCGCTCACCCCGGAGGCGGCGGACGTCGTCCGTCGCCTCCGGGCCGCGCACGGCCCGCTGATGTTCCACCAGTCCGGTGGGTGCTGCGACGGCTCGGCGCCGATGTGCTTCCCGCGGGGGGACTTCATCGTCGGGGACGACGACGTCCTGCTCGGCCTGCTCGACGACGCCCACCCCGGGGAGCCGTCCCCCGTGCACCGTCCCGGGGAGCCGATCGCCGAGGACGTCAGCCCGGTGTGGATCTCCGGGCCGCAGTACGCGGCCTGGGCGCACACCCAGCTGCTGCTGGACGTCGTCCCCGGGCGCGGCGCCGGCTTCAGCCTGGAGGCACCGGAGGGCGTGCGGTTCCTGACCCGCAGCCGGGTGTTCGACGACGCCGAGCAGCAGTGGCTGGACAGCTGCCCCGCACCGCGGGGACGGGACGTGACCTGA
- a CDS encoding carbamoyltransferase C-terminal domain-containing protein encodes MKVLGINAIYHDPSAALVVDGRVVAAAEEERFSRRKHGKRPLPWSAWELPELAAAWCLREAGIRPEELDAVAYSFDPELMGTPEDSGLFDDGDVMRKKYAEMAPDFLAHALPGLDPAKVRFVKHHVAHAASAGLAAPARGGLRDNSVLVLDGRGEAHSHLAGRYVDGQLEVLAGQALPHSLGLMYEDLTDHLGFLRSSDEFKVMAMASYGKPRFVGALSEFIRATDDGGFRTDKIDYTEFAPRLGKDEPWTEAHADLAASVQQRLEEVLIDLATWVHAQTGDKVLTLAGGTALNCVANTRILAESPFEQVWVQPAAGDAGTALGAALHVARELGEDTQPMPGAALGRGWTDEQIEQVLITASIDYERPDDVAEAVAEVLADNGIVAWFQGRSEFGPRALGRRSLMAHPGFEGNLERMNDVKGREQFRPVAPMVLLEKAPEIFSRGPIPSPYMLFVHDVAPEWREKIPTVTHVDGTARIQTIDPEVDPLVHRMISAFERRTGLPIVVNTSLNTAGRPMVDDPRDALECFGSAPVDLLAIGPFVVRRPKATPRPA; translated from the coding sequence GTGAAGGTGCTGGGCATCAACGCGATCTACCACGACCCGTCGGCGGCGCTCGTCGTCGACGGCAGGGTCGTGGCCGCGGCAGAGGAGGAGCGCTTCAGCCGTCGCAAGCACGGCAAGCGCCCGCTGCCGTGGAGCGCCTGGGAGCTGCCTGAGCTCGCCGCGGCCTGGTGCCTGCGCGAGGCCGGCATCCGCCCCGAGGAGCTGGACGCGGTCGCCTACTCCTTCGACCCGGAGCTGATGGGCACCCCGGAGGACTCCGGGCTGTTCGACGACGGCGACGTGATGCGCAAGAAGTACGCCGAGATGGCGCCGGACTTCCTCGCCCACGCCCTGCCCGGCCTCGACCCGGCCAAGGTCCGCTTCGTCAAGCACCACGTCGCCCACGCGGCCTCCGCCGGCCTGGCCGCCCCCGCGCGCGGTGGCCTGCGGGACAACTCGGTGCTGGTGCTCGACGGCCGCGGCGAAGCGCACAGCCACCTCGCCGGCCGCTACGTCGACGGCCAGCTCGAGGTGCTCGCCGGCCAGGCGCTGCCGCACTCCCTGGGCCTGATGTACGAGGACCTCACCGACCACCTGGGCTTCCTGCGCAGCTCCGACGAGTTCAAGGTCATGGCGATGGCCTCCTACGGCAAGCCGCGCTTCGTCGGCGCGCTGTCGGAGTTCATCCGGGCCACCGACGACGGCGGCTTCCGCACGGACAAGATCGACTACACAGAGTTCGCCCCTCGCCTGGGCAAGGACGAGCCGTGGACCGAGGCGCACGCCGACCTGGCCGCCAGCGTCCAGCAGCGCCTGGAGGAGGTCCTCATCGACCTCGCCACCTGGGTGCACGCCCAGACCGGTGACAAGGTGTTGACCCTCGCCGGCGGCACCGCGCTCAACTGCGTGGCCAACACCCGCATCCTGGCCGAGAGCCCCTTCGAGCAGGTCTGGGTGCAGCCGGCCGCCGGTGACGCCGGGACGGCGCTGGGTGCGGCCCTGCACGTGGCCCGCGAGCTCGGCGAGGACACCCAGCCGATGCCGGGCGCCGCCCTGGGCCGCGGCTGGACCGACGAGCAGATCGAGCAGGTGCTCATCACCGCCTCGATCGACTACGAGCGCCCGGACGACGTCGCCGAGGCCGTGGCCGAGGTGCTGGCCGACAACGGCATCGTCGCCTGGTTCCAGGGCCGCAGCGAGTTCGGTCCGCGCGCGCTGGGCCGCCGCTCGCTGATGGCGCACCCCGGCTTCGAGGGCAACCTCGAGCGGATGAACGACGTCAAGGGCCGGGAGCAGTTCCGCCCGGTCGCGCCGATGGTGCTGCTGGAGAAGGCCCCGGAGATCTTCAGCCGCGGCCCGATCCCCTCGCCGTACATGCTCTTCGTGCACGACGTGGCGCCGGAGTGGCGGGAGAAGATCCCCACCGTCACCCACGTGGACGGCACCGCGCGCATCCAGACGATCGACCCCGAGGTCGACCCGCTGGTGCACCGGATGATCTCCGCCTTCGAGCGGCGCACCGGGCTGCCGATCGTGGTCAACACCAGCCTGAACACCGCCGGACGCCCGATGGTCGACGACCCGCGGGACGCCCTGGAGTGCTTCGGCTCGGCCCCGGTCGACCTGCTGGCCATCGGCCCGTTCGTCGTCCGCCGCCCGAAGGCGACGCCGCGACCCGCCTGA
- a CDS encoding ATP-dependent DNA helicase RecQ: protein MTATVQRPADPTTKAGGSASVRTRRIRQVARDVLGYTEFRPGQEDAMKAVAAGRDTLAVLPSGAGKSAVYTVAGLLLDGPVLVVSPLVALQRDQVQRLEELGEDAVGKAAVLNSGLSVLEHQAVLDGMRDGTIRYCFLAPEQLAKPEVVEAIRTSAPALFVVDEAHCVSAWGHDFRPDYLRLGGVVQQLGHPTVLALTATAAPPVRAEIVERLEMTEPEVVVAGFDRPEIRLEVVHHADAQHKHHAILDKVCELSGAGIGILYSATRKGTEEFAEGLTGRGLRAAAYHAGLRKSDREEVQRRYMDDELDVVVATTAFGMGIDKPETRFVVHAEPADSVDSYYQEIGRAGRDGEPAVAVLVYRQEDLGIRKFFAAGAPAEQELQQVAGLVRAGAEAGMDGVDVHELREETGRAATPLVRDLNLLEQAGAVVLDDDGTASPAPGAPAPGEAAAAARELAQQHIKVDESRIEMMRGYADTTGCRRQYLLGYFGEQLDEPCGNCDNCSAGSSQQQHAADADHPFPIDSAVDHSEWGPGLVMRHEDDRIVVLFEEVGYKTLALQAVIDHELLRRRAG, encoded by the coding sequence GTGACTGCGACCGTCCAGCGCCCCGCCGACCCGACCACGAAGGCCGGTGGGTCCGCGTCCGTCCGCACCCGCCGGATCCGGCAGGTCGCCCGCGACGTGCTCGGCTACACGGAGTTCCGCCCCGGCCAGGAGGACGCCATGAAGGCGGTCGCCGCGGGGCGCGACACCCTCGCCGTCCTGCCCTCGGGCGCGGGCAAGTCCGCGGTCTACACCGTCGCCGGGCTGCTGCTCGACGGGCCGGTCCTCGTCGTGTCCCCGCTGGTCGCCCTGCAGCGCGACCAGGTGCAGCGGCTGGAGGAGCTGGGCGAGGACGCGGTCGGGAAGGCGGCGGTGCTCAACTCCGGCCTCTCGGTGCTCGAGCACCAGGCCGTGCTGGACGGCATGCGCGACGGGACGATCCGCTACTGCTTCCTGGCGCCGGAGCAGCTGGCCAAGCCCGAGGTCGTCGAGGCGATCCGCACCTCGGCCCCGGCGCTGTTCGTGGTCGACGAGGCGCACTGCGTCTCCGCCTGGGGCCACGACTTCCGCCCCGACTACCTGCGCCTCGGCGGGGTCGTGCAGCAGCTGGGCCACCCCACGGTGCTCGCGCTGACGGCGACCGCCGCGCCGCCGGTGCGCGCCGAGATCGTCGAGCGGCTGGAGATGACCGAGCCGGAGGTCGTCGTCGCCGGCTTCGACCGCCCGGAGATCCGGCTGGAGGTCGTCCACCACGCCGACGCCCAGCACAAGCACCACGCGATCCTGGACAAGGTCTGCGAGCTCAGCGGTGCCGGGATCGGCATCCTCTACAGCGCCACCCGCAAGGGCACCGAGGAGTTCGCCGAGGGCCTGACCGGGCGCGGGCTGCGGGCCGCGGCCTACCACGCGGGGTTGAGGAAGAGCGACCGCGAGGAGGTCCAGCGCCGCTACATGGACGACGAGCTGGACGTCGTCGTCGCCACCACCGCCTTCGGCATGGGCATCGACAAGCCCGAGACCCGCTTCGTGGTGCACGCCGAGCCCGCGGACTCCGTCGACAGCTACTACCAGGAGATCGGCCGCGCCGGGCGCGACGGCGAGCCGGCGGTCGCCGTCCTGGTGTACCGCCAGGAGGACCTCGGCATCCGCAAGTTCTTCGCCGCCGGGGCGCCCGCCGAGCAGGAGCTCCAGCAGGTCGCCGGGCTGGTGCGCGCCGGAGCCGAGGCCGGCATGGACGGCGTCGACGTCCACGAGCTGCGCGAGGAGACCGGCCGGGCGGCGACGCCGCTGGTGCGCGACCTGAACCTGCTCGAGCAGGCCGGCGCCGTCGTGCTCGACGACGACGGGACGGCGTCCCCGGCCCCGGGCGCCCCCGCGCCCGGTGAGGCCGCCGCGGCCGCCCGCGAGCTCGCCCAGCAGCACATCAAGGTCGACGAGAGCCGGATCGAGATGATGCGCGGCTACGCCGACACCACCGGCTGCCGCCGCCAGTACCTGCTCGGCTACTTCGGCGAGCAGCTCGACGAGCCGTGCGGCAACTGCGACAACTGCAGCGCGGGGTCCTCCCAGCAGCAGCACGCCGCCGACGCCGACCACCCGTTCCCGATCGACTCCGCGGTCGACCACTCCGAGTGGGGTCCGGGCCTGGTCATGCGGCACGAGGACGACCGGATCGTCGTCCTGTTCGAGGAGGTCGGCTACAAGACCCTCGCCCTGCAGGCCGTGATCGACCACGAACTGCTCCGCCGCCGCGCGGGCTGA
- a CDS encoding acyl-ACP desaturase, protein MSKTPTEAALLIELESVVEENLDRHLGLAQEWHPHDYVPWSQGRDFAFLGGEDWAPEQSKLDETAKAAMFTNLLTEDNLPSYHREIATRFGRDGAWGTWVGRWTAEENRHGIALRDYLVVTRGVDPVELERARMDYMTSGYDSGDKTALEAVAYVSFQELATRVSHRNTGKATGDPIADRLLARIAKDENLHMVFYRNIVSAAFDIAPDETMRAVADEVMRFEMPGASMAGFRKNSVLIAKAGIYDLRLHHDEVISPVLRAWKVFERTNLGPAGEQAREDLARFMTGLDAQATKFVESRDRMRARLQARSDSEIAPLSQA, encoded by the coding sequence GTGTCGAAGACGCCGACCGAGGCAGCACTGCTGATCGAGCTGGAGTCGGTGGTCGAGGAGAACCTCGACCGCCACCTCGGCCTGGCCCAGGAGTGGCACCCGCACGACTACGTGCCCTGGTCCCAGGGCCGCGACTTCGCCTTCCTCGGCGGTGAGGACTGGGCACCGGAGCAGTCGAAGCTGGACGAGACCGCCAAGGCGGCCATGTTCACCAACCTGCTGACCGAGGACAACCTGCCCAGCTACCACCGGGAGATCGCCACCCGCTTCGGCCGCGACGGCGCCTGGGGCACCTGGGTGGGCCGCTGGACGGCGGAGGAGAACCGGCACGGCATCGCGCTGCGCGACTACCTGGTGGTCACCCGCGGGGTCGACCCGGTCGAGCTAGAGCGCGCCCGGATGGACTACATGACCTCGGGCTACGACTCAGGCGACAAGACCGCGCTGGAGGCCGTCGCCTACGTGTCCTTCCAGGAGCTCGCGACCCGGGTCAGCCACCGCAACACCGGCAAGGCCACCGGCGACCCGATCGCCGACCGGCTGCTCGCCCGCATCGCCAAGGACGAGAACCTGCACATGGTCTTCTACCGCAACATCGTCTCCGCGGCGTTCGACATCGCCCCGGACGAGACGATGCGCGCGGTCGCCGACGAGGTCATGCGCTTCGAGATGCCCGGCGCCTCGATGGCCGGGTTCCGCAAGAACTCCGTGCTCATCGCCAAGGCCGGCATCTACGACCTGCGGCTGCACCACGACGAGGTCATCTCCCCGGTGCTGCGCGCCTGGAAGGTGTTCGAGCGCACCAACCTCGGCCCGGCCGGCGAGCAGGCCCGCGAGGACCTGGCCCGGTTCATGACCGGCCTCGACGCCCAGGCCACCAAGTTCGTGGAGAGCCGCGACCGCATGCGCGCCCGCCTGCAGGCCCGGTCCGACTCGGAGATCGCCCCCCTCTCGCAGGCGTGA
- a CDS encoding DUF4383 domain-containing protein, producing MSTADLPGAGSRGMTWPQQLSLAFGVIYTLIGVIGFFITGFGDFFGNMNGSSMTHDDTLLGFMINPAHNVVHILIGLAGIALSRTLKSARTYGLLLLVGYGAAFVYGVIAVGKDWDFLNLNWADNILHIVTAIVGAVIAFGPVKTITQERGRNASLR from the coding sequence ATGTCCACAGCAGACCTCCCGGGCGCCGGCTCCCGCGGCATGACCTGGCCGCAGCAGCTGTCCCTGGCCTTCGGCGTGATCTACACGCTGATCGGCGTCATCGGCTTCTTCATCACCGGCTTCGGCGACTTCTTCGGCAACATGAACGGGTCGTCGATGACCCACGACGACACCCTGCTCGGGTTCATGATCAACCCGGCGCACAACGTCGTCCACATCCTCATCGGCCTGGCCGGGATCGCGCTGTCCCGCACGCTGAAGAGCGCCCGCACCTACGGCCTGCTGCTGCTGGTCGGCTACGGGGCCGCGTTCGTCTACGGCGTCATCGCCGTCGGCAAGGACTGGGACTTCCTGAACCTGAACTGGGCCGACAACATCCTGCACATCGTCACCGCGATCGTGGGCGCCGTCATCGCCTTCGGCCCGGTCAAGACCATCACGCAGGAGCGCGGCCGCAACGCCTCGCTCCGCTGA